A stretch of the Canis lupus familiaris isolate Mischka breed German Shepherd chromosome 37, alternate assembly UU_Cfam_GSD_1.0, whole genome shotgun sequence genome encodes the following:
- the RNF25 gene encoding E3 ubiquitin-protein ligase RNF25, whose amino-acid sequence MAASASAAAGEEDWVLPSEVEVLESIYLDELQVVKGNGRSSPWEIYITLHPATAEDQNSQYVCFTLVLQVPTQYPNEVPQISIRNPRGLSDEQIHKISQALSHVANAGLGTAMLYELIEKGKEILTDNNIPHGQCVICLYDFQEKEAFTKTPCYHYFHCHCLARYIQHMERELQAQGQEQEQERQHAATKQKAVGVQCPVCREPLVYDLASLKAAPEPQQPMELYQPSAESLRQQEERKRLYQRQQERGGIIDLEAERNRYFISLQQPPAPVEPESAVDASRGSQPPSALASELSTSSTAQPNLSAPLPVASQYTCEKIPGAGPNQQRLGETQKAMIDPPRASRGPWKQPERRHLKGGECHAHKGTSDTQELPPPEGPLKEPMDLKPEPCSQGVEGPPQEKGPGNWQGPPPRRTRDCARWERSKARTPGSSYPRLPRGRGAFRPGTRREPLSMESEDGS is encoded by the exons ATGGCGGCGTCTGCGTCGGCAGCTGCGGGGGAGGAGGACTG GGTACTTCCCTCTGAAGTCGAGGTGTTAGAGTCTATCTATCTGGATGAACTACAGGTGGTTAAAGGAAATGGCAG ATCCTCACCATGGGAGATCTACATCACCCTGCACCCTGCCACTGCAGAAGACCAGAATTCACAGTATGTGTGCTTCACCCTGGTGCTTCAGGTCCCAACACAG TACCCCAATGAGGTGCCACAGATCTCTATCCGTAACCCCCGAGGACTCTCAGATGAACAGATCCACAA GATTTCACAGGCACTGAGCCACGTGGCCAATGCTGGGCTGGGTACTGCTATGCTCTATGAACTCATCGAG aaagggaaggaaattctcaCAGACAATAATATCCCCCATGGCCAGTGCGTCATCTGCCTCTATGATTTCCAG GAGAAGGAGGCCTTTACCAAAACACCCTGTTACCACTACTTCCACTGCCACTGCCTTGCTCGATACATCCAGCACATGGAGCGTGAGCTACAGGCTCAaggccaggagcaggagcaggaacgGCAGCATGCCGCAACCAAGCAG aaGGCAGTCGGTGTGCAGTGTCCGGTGTGCAGAGAGCCCCTTGTATATGATCTTGCCTCACTGAAAGCAGCCCCTGAACCCCAACAGCCCATG GAGCTATACCAGCCCAGCGCAGAGAGCCTGCGCCAACAAGAAGAGCGCAAGCGGCTCTACCAGAGGCAGCAGGAGCGGGGAGGCATCATTGACCTTGAGGCTGAGCGTAACCGGTACTTCATCAGCCTCCAGCAG CCTCCTGCCCCTGTGGAGCCGGAGTCGGCTGTAGATGCCTCCAGAGGATCCCAGCCACCCAGTGCCCTTGCCTCAGAACTGTCCACCTCATCAACTGCCCAGCCCAACCTGTCAGCTCCTCTGCCTGTGGCCTCCCAGTACACGTGTGAGAAGATTCCAGGGGCTGGGCCAAATCAGCAAAGGTTGGGCGAGACCCAGAAAGCTATGATAGATCCCCCCCGGGCCAGTCGAGGCCCCTGGAAACAGCCTGAACGGAGGCACCTAAAGGGAGGGGAGTGCCATGCCCACAAAGGTACCAGTGACACCCAGGAACTGCCACCTCCTGAGGGGCCCCTCAAGGAGCCCATGGACCTAAAGCCAGAACCCTGTAGCCAAGGGGTTGAAGGTCCTCCCCAAGAGAAGGGGCCTGGCAACTGGCAGGGTCCCCCACCCCGCAGGACTCGGGACTGTGCTCGCTGGGAGCGCTCCAAGGCTCGGACACCGGGTTCTTCCTACCCCCGCCTGCCTCGGGGTCGGGGAGCCTTTCGTCCTGGTACTCGGAGGGAGcccctgagcatggagtctgaggaCGGTTCCTAG
- the BCS1L gene encoding mitochondrial chaperone BCS1: MPLSDFILALKDNPYFGAGFGLVGVGTALALARKGAQLGLVAFRRHYMITLEVPARDRSYAWLLSWLTRHSTRTQHLSVETSYLQHESGRISTKFEFVPSPGNHFIWYQGKWIRVERSREMQMIDLQTGTPWESVTFTALGTDRKVFFNILEEARELALQQEEGKTVMYTAMGSEWRPFGYPRRRRPLTSVVLGQGLADRIVRDVREFIDNPKWYTDRGIPYRRGYLLYGPPGCGKSSFITALAGELEHSICLLSLTDSSLSDDRLNHLLSVAPQQSLVLLEDVDAAFLSRDLAAENPVKYQGLGRLTFSGLLNALDGVASTEARIVFMTTNHVDRLDPALIRPGRVDMKEYVGYCSHWQLTQMFQRFYPGQAPSLAEAFAGRVLQVTTQISPAQVQGYFMLYKNDPAGAIHNAESLRT, encoded by the exons ATGCCCCTCTCAGACTTTATTCTGGCCCTGAAGGACAATCCCTACTTTGGGGCTGGATTTGGGCTTGTGGGTGTGGGCacggccctggccctggcccggAAGGGTGCCCAACTGGGCCTGGTGGCATTCCGGCGTCATTACATGATCACACTGGAAGTCCCTGCTCGAGACCGAAGCTATGCCTGGTTGCTTAGCTGGCTCACCCGCCACAGTACCCGTACTCAGCACCTCAGTGTTGAGACTTCGTACCTTCAGCATGAGAGTGGGCGCATCTCCACTAAGTTCGAATTTGTCCCCAGCCCTGGAAACCACTTTATCTG GTATCAGGGGAAATGGATCCGAGTGGAACGAAGTCGAGAGATGCAGATGATAGACCTGCAGACGGGAACCCCTTGGGAATCTGTCACCTTCACAGCTCTGGGCACTGACCGAAAGGTCTTCTTCAACATCCTGGAGGAAG CTCGAGAGCTGGCCTtgcagcaggaggaagggaagacagTGATGTACACAGCCATGGGCTCTGAATGGCGCCCTTTTGGTTATCCACGCCGGCGGCGGCCACTGACTTCTGTGGTTCTAGGACAGGGTCTGGCTGACCGAATTGTTAGAGATGTCCGGGAATTCATCGATAACCCCAAGTGGTACACTGACAGAG GCATTCCCTACAGACGTGGCTACCTGCTTTATGGGCCTCCTGGTTGTGGAAAAAGCAGTTTTAT CACAGCCCTGGCTGGGGAACTGGAGCACAGCATCTGCCTGCTGAGTCTCACAGACTCCAGCCTCTCCGATGACCGGCTCAACCACCTGCTGAGCGTGGCCCCACAGCAGAGCCTGGTGCTCCTGGAGGATGTCGATGCAGCCTTTCTTAGCCGAGACCTGGCTGCAGAGA ACCCAGTCAAGTACCAAGGTCTAGGTCGCCTCACCTTCAGCGGACTGCTCAACGCCTTGGATGGTGTGGCATCCACTGAGGCACGCATCGTTTTTATGACCACCAACCACGTTGACAG GCTGGACCCTGCCCTGATACGCCCCGGAAGAGTAGACATGAAGGAGTACGTGGGCTACTGCTCACACTGGCAGCTGACCCAGATGTTCCAGAGGTTCTATCCAGGGCAAGCACCTTCCTTGGCCGAGGCCTTTGCAGGACGTGTCCTTCAAGTCACAACGCAGATCAGTCCTGCCCAGGTACAGGGCTACTTCATGCTGTATAAAAACGACCCTGCAGGGGCCATTCACAATGCTGAGTCTCTGAGGACATGA